A genomic segment from Polyangium mundeleinium encodes:
- a CDS encoding SMI1/KNR4 family protein, whose product MSDAWLDLPLVRARLNGPDEDALRSSFKHDNEAHAATLLALDDAERVGLLSRAKGGYAGGAFQRALNQLSHAWLKTRPRDALVLFDALLQGKNHDLATYCNALWAVQDDNTHLGKDPARARRYIDACLPHGPENPAIFFNAACVALELDDLDAALGFVKDAVRFGYDGREKMRTAFRTEAFFAKIRDDRRFFDALDDRGPQGVALVERVIAKVKEKGWPAFGIEAAKNKKKDAWPKHDKDFRPLSPEVLGALTLPNGAPLPQSLRTWLAFDAQWLSALGWFELTPAFRWTSRSLEAIAKEEFGDLDEPSSDPEPDAEGAKSWADFFAVPAMEHGFLVPGGSEHRRVWMLSKEPDHEGDYPVLYIDIDDVPSLGPMYPGFDVWLAQEANVIGIRYETYSSAFDDFRFASRLRHHARTMCDGAMYVQCPGMVLGVSTRDDGIAVSLDRDDWFERLLALRASLLPADDAPIRGASAEDLAWLQTHLGAPLPPAVVRFYERVNGLSWGTFRFLSIDEIRDSAAQRGFFGETSPPSAPFAVLLAQPKGADRFVLLSEDGIVDGYRFAYDDLSLASPKSAIEGAIEILRHAALFAAVEEGLEEDEEGEDEGDED is encoded by the coding sequence ATGTCCGACGCCTGGCTCGACCTCCCCCTCGTCCGCGCCCGCCTGAACGGCCCCGACGAGGACGCGCTCCGCAGCTCCTTCAAGCACGACAACGAGGCGCACGCGGCGACCCTCCTCGCCCTCGACGACGCCGAGCGCGTCGGCCTCCTCTCACGCGCCAAAGGGGGGTACGCGGGCGGCGCCTTCCAGCGCGCGTTGAACCAGCTCTCGCACGCGTGGCTGAAGACCCGGCCGCGCGACGCGCTCGTGCTCTTCGATGCGCTCCTCCAGGGGAAGAACCACGACCTCGCCACGTACTGCAATGCGCTCTGGGCGGTGCAGGACGACAACACGCACCTCGGCAAGGATCCCGCGCGCGCCCGCAGGTACATCGACGCCTGCCTCCCCCACGGCCCGGAGAACCCCGCGATCTTCTTCAATGCCGCGTGTGTCGCCCTCGAGCTCGACGACCTCGACGCCGCGCTCGGCTTCGTCAAGGACGCGGTGCGCTTCGGGTACGACGGGCGCGAGAAGATGCGGACGGCGTTCCGCACCGAGGCGTTCTTCGCGAAGATCCGCGACGACCGCCGCTTCTTCGACGCGCTCGACGACCGCGGTCCGCAAGGCGTCGCGCTGGTCGAGCGCGTGATTGCGAAGGTGAAGGAGAAAGGCTGGCCGGCGTTCGGCATCGAGGCCGCGAAGAACAAGAAGAAGGACGCCTGGCCGAAGCACGACAAGGACTTCCGCCCGCTCTCGCCGGAGGTCCTCGGCGCGCTCACGCTCCCGAACGGCGCGCCGCTGCCGCAAAGTCTGCGGACGTGGCTCGCGTTCGACGCGCAATGGCTCTCGGCGCTCGGCTGGTTCGAGCTCACGCCGGCCTTCCGGTGGACCTCGCGTTCGCTCGAAGCCATCGCGAAGGAAGAATTCGGCGATCTGGACGAGCCGTCCTCCGATCCCGAGCCGGACGCGGAGGGCGCGAAGTCCTGGGCGGACTTCTTTGCCGTGCCGGCGATGGAGCACGGTTTCCTCGTGCCCGGCGGGAGCGAGCATCGCCGGGTGTGGATGCTCTCGAAGGAGCCGGATCACGAAGGCGACTATCCGGTCCTTTATATCGACATCGACGACGTGCCCTCGCTCGGGCCGATGTACCCGGGCTTCGACGTGTGGCTCGCGCAGGAGGCCAACGTCATCGGCATCCGGTACGAGACGTACTCGAGCGCATTCGACGATTTCCGCTTCGCCTCCCGCCTCCGGCACCATGCGCGGACGATGTGCGACGGCGCAATGTACGTGCAATGCCCGGGGATGGTGCTCGGCGTCTCGACGCGGGATGATGGTATCGCGGTGTCGCTCGACCGGGACGATTGGTTCGAGCGTCTTCTCGCGCTGCGGGCATCGCTTCTTCCGGCCGACGACGCGCCGATCCGCGGCGCCTCGGCGGAGGACCTCGCCTGGCTGCAAACGCACCTCGGCGCTCCCCTGCCCCCCGCCGTCGTTCGTTTCTACGAACGGGTGAATGGGCTCTCGTGGGGGACGTTCCGCTTCCTGTCGATCGACGAGATCCGCGACAGCGCGGCGCAGCGTGGCTTTTTCGGAGAGACGAGCCCGCCGTCAGCTCCGTTCGCCGTCCTCCTCGCGCAGCCCAAAGGGGCCGACCGGTTCGTTCTCCTTTCGGAGGACGGCATCGTCGATGGATACCGCTTCGCCTACGACGATTTGTCCCTCGCGTCGCCGAAGTCTGCCATCGAAGGCGCGATCGAGATCCTGCGGCACGCGGCGCTGTTCGCCGCGGTGGAGGAGGGGTTGGAGGAGGACGAGGAGGGCGAGGACGAAGGCGACGAGGACTGA
- a CDS encoding type I restriction-modification system subunit M has translation MTRTARTSAPKPPAEGGGVGDYQATLWAAADKLRSSLDAAEYKHVVLGLIFLKYISDAFEEKHAALSAVAGADPEDPAAYRAESVFWVPREARWSFLADHAAEPTIGKLVDDAMLAIERENPALVGVLPKDYARPALDKRRLGELLVLFCDIGFKDKAKRGRDVLGDVYMYFLGHFAAAEGKRGGQFYTPKCIVELLVEMLAPYKGRVFDPCCGSGGMFVHGEKFVEEHGGRIGDLRVYGQESNPTTWRLAKMNLAIRQLEGDLGAEWADSFQRDLHEGLQADYILANPPFNDSDWGGVRLREDPRWAFGLPPVGNANFAWVQHFLHHLAPTGIAGFVLANGSMSSQQSGEGDIRRKLVEADLVDCMVALPGQLFDSTQIPVCLWILARDKKSGIGEQGKRLKDRSGNVLLIDARTLGTMVDRVKRVLTAEDIKKIADTYHAWRGEREPTRYADVPGFARSATLADIRAHKYVLVPGRYVGFESRLQATWDHGALQAELTEILARFQQIDRASNAALGVLTELLRG, from the coding sequence ATGACGCGCACGGCCAGAACGAGCGCGCCCAAGCCACCCGCCGAGGGCGGAGGCGTGGGTGATTACCAGGCGACGTTATGGGCGGCGGCCGACAAGCTGCGGAGCAGCCTCGACGCCGCGGAGTACAAGCACGTCGTCCTCGGGTTGATCTTCCTCAAATACATCTCCGACGCCTTCGAGGAGAAACACGCCGCCCTCTCCGCCGTGGCCGGCGCCGATCCCGAGGATCCGGCCGCCTATCGCGCCGAGAGCGTCTTTTGGGTCCCCCGGGAAGCGCGCTGGTCGTTCCTCGCGGATCACGCCGCCGAGCCCACCATCGGCAAGCTCGTCGACGACGCCATGCTCGCGATCGAGCGGGAAAACCCTGCGCTCGTGGGCGTCTTGCCCAAGGACTACGCCCGGCCCGCGCTCGACAAGCGGCGCCTCGGCGAGCTGCTCGTGCTCTTCTGCGACATTGGCTTCAAGGACAAGGCGAAACGCGGCCGTGACGTCCTCGGCGACGTGTACATGTATTTCCTTGGCCATTTCGCCGCGGCCGAGGGCAAACGCGGCGGCCAGTTCTATACGCCCAAATGCATCGTCGAGCTCCTCGTGGAAATGCTCGCCCCGTACAAGGGCCGTGTCTTCGACCCGTGTTGTGGCTCGGGCGGCATGTTCGTGCATGGCGAGAAGTTCGTCGAGGAGCACGGCGGGCGGATCGGCGACCTCCGCGTGTACGGCCAGGAGTCGAACCCGACGACGTGGCGCCTCGCGAAGATGAACCTCGCCATCCGCCAGCTCGAAGGCGACCTCGGCGCCGAATGGGCGGACAGCTTCCAGCGCGACCTGCACGAGGGCCTCCAGGCCGATTACATCCTCGCGAACCCGCCCTTCAACGACTCGGACTGGGGCGGCGTGCGTCTGCGCGAGGACCCGCGCTGGGCGTTCGGCTTGCCGCCCGTGGGCAATGCGAACTTCGCGTGGGTCCAGCATTTCCTCCACCACCTCGCGCCCACGGGCATCGCCGGGTTCGTGCTCGCGAATGGGAGCATGTCCTCGCAGCAATCGGGCGAGGGGGACATCCGGAGAAAGCTCGTGGAGGCGGACCTCGTCGATTGTATGGTCGCGCTGCCCGGCCAGCTCTTCGATTCCACGCAAATCCCGGTGTGCTTGTGGATCCTCGCGCGCGACAAGAAAAGCGGGATCGGCGAGCAGGGCAAACGACTGAAGGATCGCAGCGGGAACGTGCTGCTCATCGACGCGCGGACCCTCGGGACGATGGTCGACCGCGTCAAGCGCGTCCTCACCGCCGAGGACATCAAGAAGATCGCCGACACCTACCACGCCTGGCGCGGCGAGCGTGAACCGACCCGGTATGCCGACGTGCCCGGCTTTGCTCGTTCCGCGACGCTCGCCGACATTCGCGCGCACAAGTACGTCCTTGTCCCGGGTCGCTACGTCGGCTTCGAGAGCCGCCTGCAGGCGACCTGGGATCACGGCGCCTTGCAGGCGGAGCTCACCGAGATCCTCGCGCGGTTCCAGCAGATCGATCGGGCCTCGAATGCGGCCTTGGGCGTCCTCACGGAGCTCCTCCGTGGCTGA
- a CDS encoding delta-60 repeat domain-containing protein, which yields MPRHAFFLCLVLGGLCLHCGSSGGSPSSSTASSSAGSSGGVGGVGGSGGVGGSGGVGGSGGSGGVGGSGGGVGGSGCVGGSGAGGFDAAGLAVAAGTQPNPDLVHASARQPDGKLLIAGGTSDSYYGEGLLFRAHADGTLDPSFGEGGKVLATTLSRASFHAVLVAPNGDILAAGVASTGLDHDRMLLARFDATGKPVASFGEGGLLLGEWGTAFAIALQPDGKIVVAGWSNSLSSRYFVQRFLADGSVDMTFGQAGIAEPPTFNTPWVYPSAVALTSEGNIVLCGNNGYEAGASVVRLLPNGALDPTFDDDGSLVTPLLDPVDHPDWMPTPAGSICAVAPDGKILVAGGTAGSTAVLRLDTSGKPDTTYGGGDGLASISEAAGGSGSAESLQLLPDGSVFVVFRSKNSYAVAHFAADGTLDTTYGTGGLAELPKQGAVRDITVAPDGSVVAAGRETASILGATLTRLTPLGVQDATYGGPGGVGTLQSCATRDVAVSVKLGADGKIVSAGKTGGMKHLTNAMITRRLPDGTPDASFGVGGVVVLDNLLEAVDVVLQPDGKVIVAGAPLPLGTYVRRVVRLDAAGLPDASFGANGVVDLPFTSFGEPTVLALDGDGRVVLGGGADGSFEGTSHFARLLATGELDTTFDDDGVMMLPNVKGHVQDLVVLDDGAIVVAGGHLYSTTSFVLRLLPSGALDASFGNAGVTTVPNDPSPFLKRLVREANGGFLAASATLSTGYNNFPVSVMRFDDKGVRDMTFGENGLVLQHVEGITTYLAPTIVPLPDGSFYFATTQVLDRETMVVFKYLPNGKPDLSFGNAGSALVAAPGPWGAYDGLLQPDGTLLLAGRGFSPKSGTDFGLVRFAP from the coding sequence ATGCCTCGACATGCCTTCTTTCTCTGCTTGGTCCTCGGCGGGCTCTGCTTGCATTGCGGCAGCTCCGGCGGCTCGCCCTCTTCGAGCACCGCTTCCTCGAGCGCGGGCAGCTCTGGAGGTGTCGGCGGCGTCGGCGGCTCCGGCGGCGTCGGTGGCTCCGGCGGCGTCGGCGGCTCCGGCGGCTCCGGCGGCGTCGGCGGCTCCGGCGGCGGTGTCGGTGGCTCCGGCTGCGTCGGCGGCTCCGGCGCGGGCGGCTTCGACGCGGCGGGCCTCGCCGTGGCCGCCGGGACCCAGCCGAATCCGGATCTCGTCCACGCCTCCGCGCGCCAGCCCGACGGCAAGCTCCTCATCGCCGGTGGCACGTCGGATTCTTATTACGGCGAGGGGCTCCTCTTCCGCGCCCATGCCGACGGCACGCTCGACCCCTCGTTCGGCGAGGGCGGCAAGGTGCTCGCGACGACCCTGAGCCGCGCCTCGTTCCACGCCGTCCTCGTCGCGCCGAACGGCGACATCCTCGCCGCGGGCGTGGCCTCGACGGGCCTCGACCACGACCGCATGCTCCTCGCGCGCTTCGACGCGACCGGCAAGCCCGTCGCCTCCTTCGGCGAGGGAGGCCTTTTGCTCGGCGAATGGGGGACGGCCTTCGCAATCGCGCTCCAGCCCGACGGCAAGATCGTCGTCGCGGGCTGGAGCAACTCGTTAAGCTCCAGATACTTCGTGCAGCGCTTCCTCGCCGACGGGAGCGTGGACATGACCTTCGGCCAGGCAGGCATCGCCGAGCCTCCCACCTTCAACACCCCCTGGGTGTACCCCTCGGCCGTGGCCCTCACGAGCGAGGGGAACATCGTCCTCTGCGGGAACAACGGTTATGAAGCGGGCGCGTCCGTCGTGCGGCTCCTGCCGAACGGCGCGCTCGATCCGACCTTCGACGACGACGGCAGCCTCGTCACGCCGCTCCTCGACCCGGTGGATCATCCGGACTGGATGCCGACGCCCGCCGGCTCGATCTGCGCCGTCGCGCCGGACGGCAAGATCCTCGTGGCCGGCGGGACCGCGGGCTCCACCGCGGTGCTGCGCCTCGACACGAGCGGCAAGCCCGACACGACGTACGGCGGAGGGGATGGCCTGGCCTCGATCAGCGAAGCCGCCGGCGGCTCGGGCTCCGCGGAGTCGCTGCAGCTTTTGCCGGATGGCTCGGTGTTCGTCGTCTTCCGCTCGAAGAACTCCTACGCCGTGGCGCATTTCGCCGCCGACGGGACCCTCGACACGACGTACGGCACGGGGGGCCTCGCAGAGCTCCCCAAGCAGGGCGCGGTCCGCGATATCACCGTGGCCCCGGATGGGAGCGTCGTCGCCGCCGGCCGCGAGACCGCCTCGATCCTCGGCGCCACGTTGACGAGGCTCACGCCTCTCGGCGTGCAGGACGCCACGTATGGCGGCCCGGGCGGGGTCGGCACGCTGCAATCGTGCGCGACGCGGGACGTTGCCGTTTCGGTGAAGCTCGGCGCGGACGGCAAGATCGTCTCGGCCGGCAAGACGGGCGGCATGAAACACCTCACGAACGCGATGATCACGCGGCGCTTGCCGGACGGCACGCCCGACGCGAGCTTCGGCGTGGGCGGCGTCGTCGTGCTCGACAACCTGCTGGAAGCCGTGGACGTCGTGCTGCAACCGGACGGCAAGGTGATCGTCGCGGGCGCGCCTCTGCCCCTCGGCACGTACGTCCGCCGGGTGGTGCGGCTCGACGCGGCGGGCCTGCCCGATGCGAGCTTCGGCGCGAACGGCGTGGTCGACCTACCATTCACATCGTTTGGCGAACCGACCGTGCTGGCCCTCGACGGCGACGGGCGGGTGGTGCTCGGCGGGGGCGCAGACGGCTCGTTCGAGGGGACCAGCCATTTCGCGAGGCTCCTCGCGACGGGCGAGCTCGATACGACGTTCGACGACGACGGGGTGATGATGTTGCCCAACGTCAAGGGGCACGTCCAGGACCTCGTGGTGCTCGACGACGGCGCGATCGTTGTCGCGGGCGGGCACCTCTATTCCACCACCTCGTTCGTTCTCCGCTTGCTCCCGAGCGGCGCGCTCGACGCATCCTTTGGCAATGCGGGCGTGACGACGGTGCCGAATGACCCCAGCCCCTTCTTGAAACGCCTGGTGCGAGAAGCGAACGGAGGGTTTCTCGCGGCAAGCGCGACCTTGTCCACGGGGTACAACAACTTCCCGGTCAGCGTCATGCGCTTCGACGACAAGGGCGTGCGTGACATGACGTTCGGCGAGAATGGTCTCGTCCTTCAGCACGTCGAGGGCATCACGACCTACCTCGCCCCCACGATCGTGCCGCTGCCGGACGGCTCGTTCTACTTCGCGACCACGCAAGTGCTCGACCGCGAGACGATGGTGGTGTTCAAGTATTTACCGAATGGCAAACCCGACCTGAGCTTCGGCAATGCAGGCAGCGCGCTCGTCGCGGCCCCGGGGCCGTGGGGCGCGTATGACGGGCTGCTCCAGCCGGACGGGACGCTCCTCCTCGCCGGCCGCGGATTCTCGCCGAAGAGCGGGACGGATTTCGGGCTCGTGCGATTCGCGCCGTAG
- a CDS encoding delta-60 repeat domain-containing protein, which produces MRRHFFLLSLVLGGFCLHCGGGDGSSSSSSDSSNVGGSGGIGGSGGAGASGGGGSGGSGGSGGSGASGGAGGAGGAGGGGAGGSEAFVALDPSFGTDGLATAAGTKQNPDLIHASTRQAGGKILIAGGTSDWYYGEGLLLRANADGTLDTSFGEGGKVLATTRSRASFHGVLVAPNGDILAAGLASPQFGMNRVLVARFDATGKPVASFGEGGLALGADGTAFAIALQPDGKIVVAGQGGWSSPYSHLVQRFLADGSVDTTFGEAGVVETPFDNGSFASAVALTSEGKIVLCGKNGNGSETTLVRLLPNGALDPSFDEDGILVTPLLNLYQYADWTSAFAGSICAVAPDGKIFVAGGTVGSTAVLRLDTNGKPDTTYGEGDGLATVSDAAGGSGSAESLRLLPDGSVFVVFRSKSSYAVAHFAADGTLDANYGTGGLAQLPKQGGVRDITVAPDGSVVAAGRQTISTLGATLTRLAPLGVPDTAYGGPGGVGTLQSGATRDIAVSVRLGADGKIVSAGATGGFTDITTAMITRHLPDGAPDAGFGTGGVVVLDNLAKAVDVVLQPDGKTVVAGMPVGSTNRRVVRLDAAGLPDTSFGANGVVNLPDATHGRPTALGIDGDGRVLIGGIGNGSVYGIAYFARLLATGALDTTFDADGLVTFPQVLGQVYDLVVLEDGSIVATGYKDYTASFVLRVLPSGALDASFGDAGVATVPNSALLNRIAREANGGFLAAGVFFSPGNISNFEVGVARFDDKGVRDMTFGENGFVRQNVASVITSDPPTVVPQPDGSFYLATTQVLDRETMVVFKYLPNGKPDLSFGNGGRALVAAPGPWGAYDGLLQPDGKLVLAGRGFSPKSGTDFGLVRIAP; this is translated from the coding sequence ATGCGTCGACATTTCTTCCTTCTCTCCTTGGTCCTCGGCGGCTTCTGCCTGCATTGCGGCGGCGGAGACGGCTCGTCTTCTTCCAGCTCGGATTCCTCGAACGTGGGCGGCTCCGGCGGCATCGGCGGCTCCGGCGGCGCGGGCGCGTCGGGGGGCGGCGGCTCCGGCGGATCCGGCGGATCCGGGGGTTCTGGCGCGTCCGGCGGCGCGGGCGGCGCGGGTGGCGCGGGCGGCGGTGGCGCGGGCGGCAGCGAGGCCTTCGTCGCGCTCGACCCGAGCTTCGGCACCGACGGCCTCGCCACGGCCGCCGGGACCAAGCAGAACCCGGACCTCATCCACGCCTCCACGCGCCAGGCTGGCGGCAAGATCCTCATCGCCGGCGGCACGTCGGACTGGTATTACGGCGAGGGGCTCCTCCTCCGCGCCAACGCCGACGGCACGCTCGACACCTCGTTCGGCGAGGGCGGCAAGGTGCTCGCGACGACCCGGAGCCGCGCCTCGTTCCACGGCGTCCTCGTCGCGCCGAACGGCGACATCCTCGCCGCGGGCCTGGCCTCGCCGCAGTTCGGCATGAACCGCGTGCTCGTCGCGCGCTTCGACGCGACTGGCAAGCCTGTCGCCTCCTTCGGCGAGGGAGGCCTCGCGCTCGGCGCCGACGGGACGGCATTCGCGATCGCGCTCCAGCCCGACGGCAAGATCGTCGTCGCCGGCCAGGGCGGGTGGTCCTCGCCGTACTCACACCTCGTGCAACGCTTCCTCGCCGACGGGAGCGTGGATACGACGTTCGGGGAGGCGGGCGTCGTCGAGACCCCGTTCGACAACGGGTCGTTCGCCTCGGCCGTGGCCCTCACGAGCGAGGGCAAGATCGTCCTCTGCGGGAAAAACGGCAACGGCTCCGAGACGACCCTCGTGCGGCTCCTGCCGAACGGGGCGCTCGATCCGAGCTTCGACGAGGACGGCATCCTCGTGACGCCGCTGCTCAACCTGTATCAATATGCCGACTGGACGTCGGCCTTCGCCGGCTCGATCTGCGCCGTCGCGCCGGACGGCAAGATCTTCGTGGCCGGCGGGACCGTGGGCTCCACCGCGGTGCTGCGCCTCGACACGAACGGCAAGCCCGATACGACGTACGGCGAAGGGGATGGCCTGGCCACGGTCAGCGACGCCGCCGGCGGCTCGGGCTCCGCGGAGTCGCTGCGGCTCCTGCCGGATGGCTCGGTGTTCGTCGTCTTCCGCTCGAAGAGCTCCTACGCCGTGGCGCATTTCGCCGCCGACGGGACCCTCGACGCGAATTACGGCACGGGGGGCCTCGCGCAGCTCCCCAAGCAGGGCGGGGTCCGCGATATCACCGTGGCCCCGGATGGGAGCGTCGTGGCCGCCGGCCGCCAGACCATCTCGACCCTCGGCGCCACGCTCACGCGGCTCGCGCCGCTCGGCGTGCCGGACACCGCCTATGGCGGCCCGGGAGGCGTCGGCACGCTGCAATCGGGCGCGACGCGGGACATCGCCGTTTCGGTGAGGCTCGGCGCGGACGGCAAGATCGTCTCGGCCGGCGCGACGGGCGGCTTCACGGACATCACGACCGCGATGATCACGCGGCACTTGCCGGACGGCGCGCCCGACGCGGGCTTCGGCACGGGCGGCGTCGTCGTGCTCGACAACCTGGCGAAAGCCGTGGACGTCGTGCTGCAACCGGACGGCAAGACGGTCGTCGCGGGCATGCCCGTCGGCTCGACCAACCGCCGGGTCGTGCGGCTCGACGCGGCGGGCCTGCCCGATACGAGCTTCGGCGCGAATGGCGTGGTCAACCTGCCGGATGCGACGCATGGCAGGCCGACCGCGCTGGGCATCGACGGCGACGGGCGCGTGCTGATTGGCGGGATTGGAAACGGCTCGGTGTACGGGATCGCCTATTTCGCGAGGCTCCTCGCGACAGGCGCGCTCGATACGACGTTCGACGCCGACGGGCTCGTGACGTTTCCCCAGGTTCTGGGGCAGGTCTACGACCTCGTGGTCCTCGAAGACGGCTCGATCGTCGCCACGGGCTACAAAGATTACACGGCGTCGTTCGTGCTCCGCGTGCTCCCGAGCGGCGCGCTCGACGCGTCCTTCGGCGATGCGGGCGTGGCGACGGTGCCGAACAGCGCCTTGTTGAACCGAATTGCGCGAGAAGCGAACGGAGGGTTTCTCGCGGCGGGCGTGTTCTTCTCGCCGGGGAACATCAGCAACTTCGAGGTCGGCGTCGCGCGCTTCGACGACAAGGGCGTGCGTGACATGACGTTCGGCGAGAATGGTTTCGTCCGGCAGAACGTCGCGAGCGTCATCACCTCCGACCCTCCCACGGTCGTGCCGCAGCCGGACGGCTCGTTCTACCTCGCGACCACGCAAGTGCTCGACCGCGAGACGATGGTGGTCTTCAAGTATTTGCCGAATGGAAAACCCGACCTGAGCTTCGGCAATGGCGGACGCGCGCTCGTCGCGGCCCCGGGGCCGTGGGGCGCGTACGACGGGCTGCTCCAGCCGGATGGAAAGCTCGTCCTCGCCGGCCGCGGATTCTCGCCGAAGAGCGGGACGGATTTCGGCCTCGTGCGAATTGCGCCGTAA
- a CDS encoding restriction endonuclease subunit S, whose amino-acid sequence MAEPYLICPKSWRRSTLEPDGELIARVDSGGTPSTSVDAYWDGDLPWLTPKEITSLEDGVFVSRTERSITQLGLENSSAKLLPPGTVMLSKRAPVGAVAVNAVPMATNQGFLNFRCGPALRPLYLAYWLRANRPYLDKVANGSTYPELYQSDLFEFELAVPPLSVQDRIIEVLSALQFASLLGLPLEQSVTRPEAMVALQEQNRRLSSIRDALLPLLLSGALDVSKKA is encoded by the coding sequence GTGGCTGAGCCGTATTTGATCTGCCCGAAAAGCTGGCGCCGGAGCACGCTGGAGCCGGACGGGGAGTTGATCGCGCGCGTCGACAGCGGCGGGACCCCGAGCACGTCCGTCGACGCCTACTGGGACGGCGACCTCCCCTGGCTCACGCCGAAAGAAATCACGAGCCTGGAGGACGGCGTCTTCGTCTCGCGCACGGAGCGCTCGATCACGCAGCTCGGCCTGGAAAACTCCTCGGCGAAGCTCTTGCCCCCGGGGACCGTGATGCTGAGCAAACGCGCGCCCGTCGGGGCCGTCGCCGTGAACGCCGTCCCGATGGCCACGAACCAGGGGTTTTTGAACTTTCGCTGCGGCCCGGCCTTACGACCGCTTTACCTCGCGTATTGGCTGCGCGCGAACCGGCCTTACCTCGACAAGGTCGCGAATGGCTCGACGTACCCGGAGCTTTACCAGAGCGACCTCTTCGAATTCGAGCTCGCCGTGCCCCCGCTTTCCGTCCAGGATCGTATCATCGAGGTCCTGAGCGCCCTCCAATTCGCTTCGCTCCTCGGCCTCCCGCTCGAACAATCCGTCACGCGCCCCGAGGCGATGGTCGCGCTCCAGGAGCAAAACCGACGCCTTTCGAGCATCCGCGACGCGCTCCTCCCGCTGCTCCTCTCGGGCGCGCTCGACGTATCCAAGAAAGCGTGA
- a CDS encoding FG-GAP repeat domain-containing protein, producing MPRSIEGPARPASVDVPPTGAVPYAGDFTWKTEAMGFYETGLALADIDGDGHADLLTASGNDTGLQPLAIYRNDGKGNFPARPSALSEDLDANMNLAVGDIDHDGFLDVAVSTLGPPYGTGGVKIYFNRQGTLERKPSFRSRDLFSSFACALGDADGDGDLDLAVSVMAEPGSPEGGSARVYFNDRGVIAETPGWKARQRMFGAAVLFTDVEQDGFLDLVVGGSRVFVYRGGPVESGSAQLSLEPWWASREGPFVPYLAAGPLGRAGSWALVASRNDLLCLFAGKPCPSPRYEAYQPALDRHEPIWSSSSTGLGSGVRLADVDGDGVTDLLGGSWGETRPDGGRLEIYRGEGHAFTREPEFRATRSRASLIQSIDAADLRGDATCSRLHRAVIPRRAAAISLPEVLIGNVTGIRRNGAALDAQRDYTTIPAAPWISFAKPLGAGDHLEIAYTRPSFVDVVVANQDCGIGAYRYDHHMSAPRCAIDERAR from the coding sequence ATGCCCCGAAGCATCGAGGGCCCCGCGCGCCCGGCGAGCGTCGACGTTCCGCCCACTGGCGCGGTACCTTATGCAGGCGATTTCACCTGGAAGACCGAGGCCATGGGCTTTTACGAGACCGGCCTGGCCCTCGCGGACATCGATGGAGACGGTCACGCCGATCTGCTCACCGCCAGCGGCAACGATACCGGACTCCAGCCGCTTGCCATCTACCGCAACGACGGCAAAGGCAACTTTCCCGCCCGACCGAGCGCCCTCTCCGAGGACCTCGACGCGAATATGAACCTCGCTGTCGGGGACATCGATCACGATGGATTTCTCGATGTGGCCGTCTCCACGCTGGGCCCGCCGTACGGCACCGGCGGGGTGAAGATCTACTTCAACCGGCAAGGTACGCTGGAAAGAAAACCATCCTTTCGCTCCAGGGACCTGTTCAGCTCCTTTGCTTGTGCGCTCGGGGACGCCGACGGCGACGGGGATCTCGATCTGGCCGTCTCCGTGATGGCCGAGCCGGGAAGCCCGGAGGGCGGGTCCGCGCGTGTCTATTTCAACGACCGAGGCGTGATCGCAGAGACCCCCGGCTGGAAGGCGCGCCAGCGGATGTTCGGCGCCGCTGTCCTTTTCACGGACGTCGAGCAGGACGGCTTCCTCGATCTGGTGGTGGGTGGGTCGCGGGTCTTCGTGTACCGAGGTGGACCCGTCGAAAGCGGATCGGCGCAGCTCTCTTTGGAGCCGTGGTGGGCCTCCCGGGAAGGCCCCTTCGTCCCTTATCTCGCTGCGGGCCCGCTTGGCCGCGCGGGGAGCTGGGCCCTCGTCGCCTCGCGCAATGATCTCCTCTGCTTGTTCGCCGGCAAGCCTTGCCCTTCACCCCGGTACGAAGCCTACCAGCCAGCGTTGGACAGGCACGAGCCGATATGGAGCTCGTCGTCCACCGGCCTCGGTTCAGGGGTCCGGCTCGCCGACGTGGACGGGGACGGCGTGACCGACCTCTTGGGCGGCTCCTGGGGTGAGACCCGACCCGACGGCGGGCGGCTCGAGATCTACCGCGGCGAAGGCCACGCGTTCACGCGCGAGCCCGAATTCCGCGCCACGCGTTCACGCGCGAGCTTGATTCAGTCCATCGACGCCGCGGACCTGCGGGGCGACGCCACGTGCTCGCGCTTGCACCGCGCGGTCATCCCTCGCCGCGCCGCGGCGATCTCCCTTCCCGAAGTGTTGATCGGCAACGTCACCGGGATCCGGAGAAACGGCGCCGCGCTCGACGCGCAGCGCGACTACACGACGATCCCGGCCGCGCCCTGGATCTCCTTCGCGAAGCCGCTCGGGGCCGGGGATCACCTCGAAATCGCGTACACCCGCCCGAGCTTCGTCGACGTCGTCGTCGCCAACCAGGATTGCGGGATCGGCGCCTATCGCTACGACCACCACATGAGCGCGCCGCGTTGTGCCATTGACGAGAGGGCGCGATGA